A region from the Flavobacteriales bacterium genome encodes:
- a CDS encoding SpoIIE family protein phosphatase, with translation MRKPRLTIGKRIGMGFGLFIFFALLVVVITNRALDRSRTINATIETVYSPSVDALVHMRNLLTNAHMLVKHWALVESRAEAPEKTALIHITTQELPGLLDRIDTLTANWSADEVAMFNSTTVEMEKLFAMHDRIKEMLPAMESYTDPLIFLERNDLAEEGGPLDQQSQIVQDRLDELLDRQESQRLELSNGMIKSFDDLKFFVLYLGLGLVLVGTLVAFFIVRGIVRPVLKLRAVLLALGRGVFPRARMQVRNDEIGEMTQALMGLVDGLKRTTDFSHAVAAGNFGAEYVPLSDEDVLGHALLKMRDELGQRERFLEHKVKERTEEVVRQKEEVERQSRKVVELYKNVTDSIRYAKRLQESILPPEKRIKELVPESFVLYRPKDIVSGDFYWFDKVDERVVFAAVDCTGHGVPGAFMSLVGHNGLNQAIKDHGNVRPSEVLKDLNRIAFNTLHKDREQQLVRDGMDLALCSYDPARMVLEYAGANCPLYIVRNGELIEYNPDKIPIGGAELDGRNFTDHRIRLQRGDVFYIFSDGYPDQFGGPRGKKFLYKRFRELLLTISDRPMERQRTMLLEALNEWKGVHEQVDDILVIGVRAA, from the coding sequence CCAACCGTGCGCTGGACCGCAGCCGGACCATCAACGCCACGATAGAGACGGTTTACAGTCCGTCGGTGGATGCCCTGGTGCACATGCGGAACCTGCTCACCAATGCGCACATGCTCGTGAAGCACTGGGCGCTGGTGGAGAGCCGCGCGGAGGCGCCTGAGAAGACCGCTCTCATCCACATTACCACGCAGGAACTGCCGGGGCTGCTCGATAGGATCGATACGCTGACGGCCAACTGGAGCGCCGATGAGGTGGCCATGTTCAACAGCACCACCGTGGAGATGGAGAAGCTCTTCGCCATGCACGACCGCATCAAGGAGATGCTGCCGGCGATGGAGAGCTACACCGACCCGTTGATCTTCCTGGAGCGCAACGATCTTGCCGAAGAAGGCGGACCACTGGACCAGCAAAGCCAGATCGTACAGGACCGGTTGGACGAGCTGTTGGACCGCCAAGAATCACAACGACTTGAGCTGAGCAATGGCATGATCAAGAGCTTCGACGACCTGAAGTTCTTCGTGCTTTATCTCGGACTGGGCCTGGTACTGGTGGGCACGTTGGTCGCGTTCTTCATCGTTCGCGGCATTGTACGACCAGTGTTGAAGCTGCGCGCCGTGCTGTTGGCACTTGGTCGCGGGGTCTTCCCTCGCGCCCGCATGCAGGTGCGCAACGATGAGATCGGGGAGATGACGCAGGCGCTCATGGGCCTGGTGGACGGACTGAAGCGCACCACGGACTTCAGCCATGCCGTTGCGGCCGGCAATTTCGGCGCGGAATACGTACCACTGAGCGACGAGGACGTACTGGGGCACGCGCTGTTGAAGATGCGCGACGAGCTCGGCCAGCGCGAACGTTTCCTGGAGCACAAGGTGAAAGAGCGGACGGAGGAGGTGGTGCGCCAGAAAGAAGAAGTGGAGCGCCAGAGCCGAAAAGTGGTGGAGCTCTACAAGAACGTCACGGATAGCATCCGCTACGCAAAGCGGTTACAGGAATCCATCCTGCCGCCGGAAAAACGCATCAAGGAACTGGTGCCGGAGAGCTTCGTCCTCTATCGCCCGAAGGACATCGTCAGTGGCGATTTCTACTGGTTCGACAAGGTGGATGAACGTGTCGTCTTCGCAGCTGTGGACTGCACTGGGCACGGTGTGCCGGGCGCGTTCATGAGCCTTGTGGGCCACAACGGCCTCAATCAAGCCATCAAGGACCATGGCAACGTGCGTCCGAGCGAGGTGTTGAAGGACCTCAATCGCATTGCGTTCAACACCCTGCACAAGGATCGCGAGCAACAATTGGTGCGCGATGGCATGGACCTGGCGCTCTGCTCATATGACCCCGCGCGCATGGTCCTGGAGTACGCCGGTGCCAACTGCCCGTTGTACATCGTGCGCAATGGTGAACTCATCGAGTACAACCCCGATAAGATCCCCATCGGCGGTGCGGAACTTGACGGCCGCAACTTCACCGACCACCGGATACGATTGCAGCGCGGGGACGTGTTCTACATCTTCAGCGATGGCTACCCTGACCAGTTCGGCGGACCAAGGGGCAAGAAGTTCCTCTACAAGCGTTTCCGCGAACTCCTGCTCACCATCAGCGACAGGCCGATGGAACGCCAGCGCACCATGCTGCTGGAAGCCCTCAACGAATGGAAGGGCGTCCACGAACAGGTGGACGATATCCTGGTGATCGGCGTGCGCGCCGCCTGA
- a CDS encoding universal stress protein, whose amino-acid sequence MSATTKKILVPTDFTKVADCAIDHAMTLAARIGAELRLLHVVPKQTDVEDARKKLALESERAKKLNPAVQVEGLVRIGSIYDEIGDTASEIGAVLIIMGTHGLRGMQFITGSRALKVITNSTVPFIVVQERNIKSEGYRDIVVPLDLEKETRQKLTLVADMAKYFKSRVHLITPNEDDEFLHNQLQRNIQFAKQYLHERSIEHDAVIAKEDSDDFVKAVIKHAVKVDADLIAIMNLAQENIFGVLGVPNEQEIITNEPMIPVMCMNPIATTVSGVPVMFQ is encoded by the coding sequence ATGAGCGCGACGACCAAGAAGATCCTTGTCCCCACCGATTTCACCAAGGTGGCCGATTGTGCCATCGATCATGCGATGACCCTTGCTGCCCGGATAGGCGCCGAGTTGCGCCTGTTGCACGTGGTGCCCAAGCAGACCGATGTGGAGGATGCCCGCAAGAAGCTGGCCCTGGAAAGTGAGCGGGCGAAGAAGCTCAACCCGGCCGTACAGGTAGAGGGGCTCGTGCGCATCGGTAGCATCTACGACGAGATCGGTGATACGGCCTCCGAGATCGGTGCCGTGCTGATCATCATGGGCACGCACGGTTTGCGCGGCATGCAGTTCATTACCGGGAGCCGCGCGCTCAAAGTGATCACGAACAGCACCGTGCCGTTCATCGTGGTGCAGGAGCGCAACATCAAGAGCGAGGGCTACCGCGACATCGTGGTGCCGCTTGATCTGGAGAAGGAAACCCGCCAGAAGCTTACACTCGTGGCCGACATGGCCAAGTATTTCAAGAGCCGCGTGCACCTCATCACCCCGAACGAGGACGATGAATTCCTGCACAACCAATTGCAGCGCAACATCCAATTCGCCAAGCAGTACCTGCACGAGCGCAGCATCGAGCACGACGCTGTGATCGCCAAGGAGGACAGCGACGACTTCGTGAAGGCCGTGATCAAGCACGCAGTGAAGGTGGACGCCGACCTCATCGCCATCATGAACCTCGCCCAGGAGAACATTTTCGGCGTGTTGGGGGTGCCCAACGAGCAGGAGATCATTACGAACGAGCCGATGATCCCGGTGATGTGCATGAACCCCATCGCAACCACGGTGAGCGGTGTGCCGGTGATGTTCCAGTAG
- a CDS encoding DUF748 domain-containing protein, translating into MRRLRRVLFILVPALTVLLLLLAFLAPYLLKRYIEAHSEEWIDRKVTIGNLILNPFTGTFAINELTCTEPRSDARFVAWRKASVKWDLWALWDKNHWRFHTIELVEPYVHVAQRGARFNFSDLLELSGDAPPDPSDTVPTRFDLEDMRVTDGEVVYDSDVLKAPVSALGLNVLCNRITSESARMDFDLDFRLNTGGNVDGEFTIDTEKALYGIDALFKGIDLSGALPYLQDLMDCKAMAGKLDLDLDLQDSWADTSALALRAALGINGLEITDPASERLAAIGSAQVRLDTLTARDHRFELRAMRIDSAFARYEMFKDSTDNWSRLMRAASTTGTATADSGSVATASTSNVFVLLAEYISTLAKEFIANEYTADSISFNHGSVAFMDHTLAQPFRYSIDNLSLLSTRVNTADSMAQLACSAQLNGTGTLTGALRIDPKTFKDFTAQATVQQLVLRDLDAYMQWYAAHPVEDGVLGYSGTTSVHNGHIDSGNAISIDRMKLGKKVDEHAEDITVLPLRLGVSLLKDRNGIIELDLPVSGDINDPEFKPWPIVWKVLKNLVLKAVSAPVNLVARAVDGVDPAELEVVRFEPLQTTLGKTQLNALDNLAKVLQAKPELKVALVPVIDERTSADAVALFRAKALMLFGERALTAADSSSVEALSEEDSSFVRFMDERSPSTVGRAAAERSAAIIGADAVQQQVTSMEQLRARHVAQYLIAARLPPERANIRTGTGQEVGTYKGKPGYRFVYDAAD; encoded by the coding sequence ATGCGCCGCCTCCGCCGCGTCCTGTTCATATTGGTGCCAGCGCTGACAGTGCTCCTCCTGCTGTTGGCGTTCCTGGCGCCCTACCTGCTGAAGCGTTACATCGAGGCCCACAGTGAGGAGTGGATCGATAGGAAGGTCACCATTGGCAACCTCATCCTCAACCCGTTCACCGGGACTTTCGCCATCAATGAGCTGACCTGCACTGAACCCCGGAGCGATGCGAGGTTCGTGGCTTGGCGAAAGGCCTCCGTGAAGTGGGACCTCTGGGCGCTCTGGGACAAGAACCATTGGCGCTTCCACACCATCGAACTGGTGGAGCCGTACGTGCATGTGGCACAGCGCGGAGCCCGCTTCAACTTCAGCGATCTGCTGGAGCTGAGCGGAGATGCACCACCGGATCCCTCGGACACGGTGCCCACGCGCTTCGATCTGGAAGATATGCGCGTGACCGATGGTGAAGTGGTATACGACAGTGATGTACTGAAGGCACCGGTAAGCGCACTGGGACTGAACGTACTGTGCAATCGCATCACTTCGGAAAGCGCCCGGATGGACTTTGACCTCGACTTCCGTTTGAACACCGGTGGTAATGTGGACGGAGAGTTCACCATCGACACGGAGAAGGCGCTGTACGGTATCGACGCCCTGTTCAAGGGGATCGACCTGTCCGGAGCGTTGCCCTACTTGCAGGACCTCATGGACTGCAAAGCGATGGCCGGGAAACTGGATCTTGACCTCGACCTGCAGGACAGCTGGGCGGACACTTCCGCGCTCGCCCTGCGTGCCGCACTGGGGATCAACGGCCTGGAGATCACCGACCCAGCGAGCGAGCGCTTGGCCGCCATCGGGTCAGCACAGGTGAGGTTGGATACGCTCACTGCGCGCGATCACCGCTTCGAACTGCGCGCCATGCGCATCGACAGTGCATTCGCCCGGTACGAGATGTTCAAGGACAGCACGGACAATTGGAGCCGGTTGATGCGGGCGGCTTCGACAACTGGCACAGCCACCGCGGACTCCGGGAGCGTTGCCACGGCCAGCACGAGCAACGTGTTCGTTCTCCTGGCCGAATACATAAGCACGTTGGCGAAAGAGTTCATCGCCAATGAATACACCGCCGACAGCATCAGTTTCAACCACGGTAGCGTGGCCTTCATGGATCACACCTTGGCCCAGCCCTTCCGCTATTCCATCGACAACCTCAGCCTGCTGAGCACACGCGTGAACACGGCGGACAGCATGGCACAGCTTGCTTGCTCGGCCCAGCTCAACGGCACTGGAACGCTCACCGGCGCACTGCGGATCGACCCGAAGACGTTCAAGGATTTCACCGCGCAGGCCACCGTGCAGCAGCTGGTGCTCCGCGATCTGGATGCCTACATGCAGTGGTATGCAGCCCATCCGGTGGAAGACGGGGTACTGGGTTATTCGGGCACCACATCCGTTCACAACGGCCACATCGATTCTGGCAATGCCATCAGCATCGACCGCATGAAGCTGGGCAAGAAAGTGGACGAACACGCTGAGGACATCACGGTGTTGCCACTGCGATTGGGCGTGAGCCTGCTGAAGGACCGTAACGGCATCATCGAGCTTGATCTGCCCGTTAGCGGGGACATCAACGACCCGGAATTCAAGCCTTGGCCGATCGTGTGGAAGGTGCTGAAGAACCTGGTGTTGAAGGCCGTGAGTGCTCCGGTGAATTTGGTAGCCCGCGCCGTGGACGGTGTCGATCCAGCGGAGCTCGAGGTGGTGCGCTTTGAACCCCTGCAGACCACACTTGGCAAAACACAGCTCAATGCACTCGACAATTTGGCCAAAGTGCTACAAGCAAAACCCGAACTGAAGGTGGCGTTGGTGCCGGTGATCGACGAACGAACGAGTGCCGATGCCGTGGCCCTCTTCCGGGCAAAAGCCTTGATGCTGTTCGGCGAACGGGCACTTACGGCTGCCGATAGCAGCTCCGTTGAAGCGCTGAGCGAAGAAGACAGTTCATTCGTCCGGTTCATGGATGAGCGCAGCCCGAGCACCGTGGGCCGTGCGGCGGCAGAGCGGAGCGCTGCTATCATCGGCGCGGATGCCGTTCAGCAACAGGTAACGTCCATGGAGCAGTTGCGGGCACGGCACGTTGCCCAGTATCTGATCGCAGCCCGTCTACCGCCGGAGCGTGCGAACATCCGGACCGGAACCGGCCAAGAGGTGGGCACATACAAGGGCAAGCCCGGCTACAGGTTCGTTTACGACGCTGCGGACTAG
- a CDS encoding sigma-70 family RNA polymerase sigma factor: MTDQELVQGCLREDRKCQEVLYSRYARRMYAVCLRYARHALEAQDVLQDGWVRVFDKLNLYRGEGSLEGWIRRTMVHTAISNYRKKSFQMERFGMEHLPEEPVPASALEGMGHAELLKLVDQLPEGYKLVFNLFAIEGFDHAEIAAMIGCGESTSRSQLAKARRFLQARITDREVKIHEGETSDR; the protein is encoded by the coding sequence CTGACCGACCAGGAACTGGTACAGGGCTGCCTGCGCGAGGACCGGAAGTGCCAAGAGGTGCTCTACTCGCGTTATGCACGCCGCATGTACGCCGTGTGCCTGCGCTACGCACGCCATGCGCTGGAGGCACAGGACGTGCTGCAGGACGGCTGGGTGCGCGTGTTCGACAAGTTGAACTTGTACCGGGGAGAGGGTTCATTGGAGGGATGGATACGCAGGACGATGGTGCACACCGCGATCAGCAATTACCGCAAGAAGAGCTTCCAGATGGAGCGCTTCGGCATGGAGCACCTGCCCGAAGAGCCGGTGCCCGCATCGGCCTTGGAGGGCATGGGCCACGCCGAACTGCTGAAGCTGGTGGACCAGTTGCCCGAGGGCTACAAGCTCGTGTTCAACCTCTTCGCCATTGAAGGGTTCGACCACGCCGAAATAGCGGCTATGATCGGCTGCGGCGAAAGCACCAGCCGCAGTCAACTGGCCAAAGCGCGCCGCTTCCTGCAAGCACGCATCACCGATCGAGAAGTGAAGATCCATGAAGGAGAGACATCCGATAGATGA
- a CDS encoding single-stranded DNA-binding protein gives MNTLKNKVSLIGNLGNDPEVREVAGGRKVARISIATTDSYKNAQGEWVKDTQWHTVVAWGRTADQVGRLLRKGTPVALEGKLVHRSFEGKDGLKRYVTEVIMNDFQLLGKSKQPENPLAAA, from the coding sequence ATGAACACGCTGAAGAACAAAGTGAGCCTGATCGGCAACCTCGGCAACGACCCCGAAGTGCGCGAAGTAGCGGGTGGTCGCAAAGTGGCCCGCATCTCCATTGCCACCACGGACAGCTACAAGAACGCACAAGGCGAATGGGTGAAAGACACCCAGTGGCACACGGTGGTGGCGTGGGGCCGCACGGCCGATCAAGTGGGCCGCCTGCTCCGCAAAGGCACCCCTGTGGCGCTCGAAGGCAAGCTGGTGCACCGCAGCTTCGAGGGCAAGGACGGTCTGAAGCGCTACGTGACCGAGGTGATCATGAACGATTTCCAACTGTTGGGCAAAAGCAAGCAGCCTGAGAACCCGCTGGCAGCAGCGTAA
- a CDS encoding bifunctional hydroxymethylpyrimidine kinase/phosphomethylpyrimidine kinase, translating into MQLITVGTVAFDSIETPFGKADRIVGGAATFISLAASHYVKKLGLVSVIGDDFPESMLADLRRRGVDTAGLQVLKGKESFFWHGRYHYDMNSRDTLETRLNVLLELDPKLPEAYRSAPYVMLGNLDPKVQLKVLDQMDVQPALVVLDTMNFWMDSAMDALREVIARVDILTINDAEARQLSGEHSLVKAANKILAMGPKYLVVKKGEHGALLFSEDRVFFAPALPLEDIIDPTGAGDTFAGGFIGYLAHTQDHSFDNLKRAIITGSALASFACEKFGTERLLTLTRDEIDERIRQFVDLVDFDIELVEE; encoded by the coding sequence ATGCAGCTCATCACAGTCGGCACCGTAGCCTTCGACAGCATCGAAACCCCTTTCGGCAAGGCCGATCGCATCGTGGGCGGCGCCGCCACCTTCATCAGTTTGGCGGCCTCGCATTACGTGAAGAAGCTCGGTTTGGTGAGCGTGATCGGCGATGACTTTCCGGAAAGCATGCTGGCCGACCTGCGCCGCCGAGGCGTGGACACAGCGGGCCTGCAAGTGCTGAAGGGCAAGGAGAGCTTCTTCTGGCACGGCCGCTACCACTACGACATGAACTCGCGCGACACCTTGGAAACGCGCCTGAACGTGCTGCTGGAGCTGGACCCCAAACTCCCGGAAGCCTACCGCAGCGCACCCTACGTGATGCTCGGCAACCTGGACCCCAAGGTGCAGCTGAAGGTTCTTGACCAGATGGACGTGCAGCCCGCGCTGGTGGTGCTCGACACCATGAACTTCTGGATGGACAGCGCCATGGACGCCTTGCGCGAGGTGATCGCCCGGGTGGACATCCTCACCATCAACGATGCGGAGGCGCGCCAGCTCAGCGGCGAGCACAGCTTGGTGAAAGCTGCGAACAAGATCCTGGCGATGGGCCCCAAGTACCTGGTGGTAAAGAAGGGTGAGCACGGTGCGCTGCTCTTCAGCGAAGACCGCGTGTTCTTCGCCCCGGCGCTGCCGCTGGAAGACATCATCGATCCGACGGGCGCTGGCGACACCTTCGCCGGGGGCTTCATCGGCTACCTAGCGCACACCCAGGACCACAGCTTCGACAACCTCAAGCGCGCCATCATCACCGGCTCCGCGCTGGCATCCTTCGCCTGCGAGAAGTTCGGCACCGAGCGCCTGCTCACGCTCACGCGCGATGAGATCGATGAACGTATCCGCCAGTTCGTGGATCTGGTGGATTTCGATATCGAGCTGGTGGAGGAGTGA
- a CDS encoding superoxide dismutase, whose translation MERIDRKQFILRTAQATAGTLIGGSLLARSIGGSMGADPFAFAQVPLPYPPEALEPSIDKLTMEIHYGKHHAAYIKNVNEAIAAENIIAADASDFFKQTSKLSAKARNNGGGAWNHNFFWESMAPAGGAPEGKLLDAINGTFGDVEKFKAAFTEAAMKRFGSGWAWLVVQDGKLAIGSTPNQDNPLMDVGDLRGKPLLALDVWEHAYYLKYQNKRNEYVANWWNVVNWKAVAERLA comes from the coding sequence ATGGAACGCATCGACCGCAAACAGTTCATTCTCCGCACTGCCCAAGCAACCGCTGGCACCCTGATCGGAGGTTCGCTCCTGGCCCGGTCTATTGGGGGCTCGATGGGTGCGGATCCGTTTGCCTTCGCCCAGGTACCCCTGCCCTATCCGCCCGAGGCGTTGGAGCCGTCCATCGACAAGCTGACGATGGAGATCCACTACGGCAAGCATCATGCGGCCTACATCAAGAACGTGAACGAAGCCATTGCGGCCGAGAACATCATCGCGGCCGACGCCAGCGACTTCTTCAAGCAGACGAGCAAGCTGAGCGCCAAGGCCCGCAACAACGGCGGAGGTGCCTGGAACCACAACTTCTTCTGGGAGAGCATGGCCCCGGCCGGTGGTGCACCCGAAGGCAAGTTGCTCGATGCGATCAATGGGACTTTCGGTGATGTGGAGAAGTTCAAGGCCGCCTTCACCGAAGCTGCAATGAAGCGCTTTGGCAGCGGCTGGGCTTGGCTTGTGGTGCAGGACGGCAAACTCGCGATCGGCTCAACGCCCAACCAGGACAATCCCTTGATGGATGTTGGCGACCTGCGCGGAAAGCCGCTGCTGGCGCTCGATGTTTGGGAGCACGCCTACTACCTCAAGTACCAGAACAAACGCAACGAGTACGTGGCCAACTGGTGGAACGTTGTGAACTGGAAAGCCGTGGCGGAGCGGTTAGCCTGA
- a CDS encoding acetyl-CoA carboxylase biotin carboxyl carrier protein subunit, translating to MAKLYATVNNSKDPLVLERATPSAPWKLPKGISDMVRTGPGQFSVVIDGRSHRVLVLKEDKENKTVRMRIGAHTYTVQLEDEQHHLMHALGLDKSIGVVAKDLKAPMPGLVLKVMVKPGDAVRKNDPVLILEAMKMENVIKAPGDATVTAVHVQERVAVEKGQLLLNFG from the coding sequence ATGGCCAAGCTCTACGCCACCGTCAACAACAGCAAGGACCCGCTTGTGCTGGAGCGCGCTACGCCCAGCGCACCGTGGAAACTGCCCAAGGGCATCAGTGATATGGTGCGCACCGGGCCCGGTCAGTTCAGCGTGGTCATCGACGGGCGCAGCCACCGCGTGCTGGTACTGAAGGAGGACAAGGAGAACAAGACGGTGCGCATGCGCATTGGCGCGCACACGTACACCGTGCAACTGGAGGACGAGCAGCACCACCTGATGCACGCACTGGGCCTCGACAAGTCGATCGGCGTGGTGGCCAAGGACCTGAAAGCGCCCATGCCCGGCCTTGTGCTGAAGGTGATGGTGAAACCCGGCGATGCAGTGAGAAAGAACGACCCCGTGCTGATCCTGGAGGCCATGAAGATGGAAAACGTGATCAAGGCTCCCGGCGACGCCACGGTGACCGCCGTGCATGTGCAGGAGCGCGTGGCCGTTGAGAAAGGTCAGCTGTTGCTCAACTTCGGTTAG
- the rnhA gene encoding ribonuclease HI: MKVTAYTDGAASGNPGPGGYGVLLEAGKHRKELYGGYRRTTNNRMELLGAIVALEALKSLGTEITIVSDSKYVVDSVEKGWVFDWEKKGFAKKKNPDLWKRFLVAYRKHRVRFQWIRGHNGHPQNELCDQLAVAAREQPGLPADEAYEQLGDEGMFGE, encoded by the coding sequence GTGAAAGTCACCGCTTACACCGACGGCGCCGCCAGCGGCAACCCCGGCCCGGGCGGCTATGGCGTTTTGCTGGAGGCCGGCAAGCACCGCAAGGAGCTGTACGGTGGCTATCGCCGCACAACCAACAATCGCATGGAACTGCTGGGCGCCATCGTAGCACTGGAAGCCTTGAAAAGCCTTGGCACTGAGATCACCATAGTGAGCGACAGTAAGTATGTCGTGGACAGTGTGGAGAAGGGCTGGGTGTTCGATTGGGAGAAGAAGGGCTTTGCCAAGAAGAAGAACCCCGATCTGTGGAAGCGCTTCCTGGTGGCGTACCGCAAGCACCGCGTGCGGTTCCAGTGGATCCGCGGCCACAACGGCCACCCGCAGAATGAATTGTGCGATCAACTGGCCGTTGCTGCGCGTGAGCAGCCCGGCCTGCCCGCGGATGAGGCGTACGAACAGCTGGGTGACGAGGGGATGTTCGGGGAGTGA
- a CDS encoding MarC family protein — translation MSLTEIGKAFLILFAVIDVIGGIPLILQVREKAGKIYPLRAVLVSLGIMVVFLFVGEKILGVVGVDVNSFAVAGSFVLFFIALEMILGIKLFKEDHSAPGLPSSDPKVYSIVPLAFPVIAGAGTITTILSLRAEFQTVNILAAIVLNMIPVLLVLLLTGRIERMLGRVGLIVLRKAFGIILLAISVKLFTQNITHLFPHTVQ, via the coding sequence ATGTCCCTTACCGAGATCGGCAAAGCCTTCCTGATCCTGTTCGCCGTGATCGATGTGATCGGTGGAATACCGTTGATCCTGCAAGTGCGCGAGAAGGCCGGGAAGATCTACCCGCTGCGCGCGGTGCTCGTCAGCCTGGGCATCATGGTGGTGTTCCTTTTTGTCGGGGAGAAGATCCTAGGTGTGGTGGGCGTGGATGTGAACTCGTTCGCCGTGGCCGGTTCGTTCGTGCTGTTCTTCATTGCGCTGGAAATGATCCTCGGCATCAAGCTCTTCAAGGAAGACCACAGCGCACCGGGCCTGCCCAGCAGCGACCCGAAGGTCTACAGCATCGTGCCGCTGGCGTTCCCGGTCATCGCTGGCGCGGGCACCATCACCACCATCCTGTCCTTGCGCGCCGAGTTCCAGACGGTGAACATCCTGGCGGCCATCGTGCTGAACATGATCCCCGTGCTGCTGGTGCTCCTGCTCACGGGCCGCATCGAGCGCATGTTGGGGCGCGTAGGCCTCATCGTGCTGCGCAAGGCGTTCGGCATCATCCTGCTCGCCATCAGCGTGAAGCTGTTCACGCAGAACATCACGCACCTTTTTCCACATACGGTTCAGTGA
- a CDS encoding phosphoribosylglycinamide formyltransferase, whose product MAFRIAILASGSGTNAQRLVEHFAGHPKAEVAFIGTDNPQAGVIARAWELGVALFLFDKAMLRDGRLQAELTAQRIDLVVLAGFMQLIPAELVRAFPQQIINIHPALLPKFGGKGMYGDRVHAAVLAAGEHESGITMHYVNEHYDEGEHLAQFRCPVLPGDTVASLAERIHAMEHAHYPMVVEGLVR is encoded by the coding sequence ATGGCCTTCCGTATTGCCATCCTAGCCTCCGGCAGCGGCACCAACGCCCAACGGCTGGTGGAGCACTTCGCCGGACATCCCAAGGCCGAAGTGGCCTTTATCGGCACGGACAACCCGCAAGCCGGGGTGATCGCACGGGCGTGGGAACTGGGCGTCGCGCTCTTTCTCTTCGACAAGGCCATGCTCCGCGATGGGCGCTTGCAGGCCGAGCTGACAGCCCAACGCATCGACCTGGTCGTGCTCGCCGGGTTCATGCAGCTCATCCCGGCCGAACTCGTGCGAGCCTTTCCACAGCAGATCATCAACATCCATCCGGCCCTGTTGCCCAAGTTCGGCGGCAAAGGCATGTACGGCGACCGGGTGCACGCCGCTGTGCTGGCCGCTGGTGAACACGAAAGCGGCATCACCATGCACTATGTGAACGAGCATTACGACGAAGGTGAGCACTTGGCGCAGTTCCGATGCCCTGTGCTACCGGGCGATACCGTGGCTTCACTGGCGGAGCGGATCCATGCCATGGAGCACGCACACTATCCGATGGTGGTGGAGGGGTTGGTGCGGTGA
- a CDS encoding acyl carrier protein, protein MSDIKSRVIAIIVDKLGVDQNEVTPEASFTNDLGADSLDTVELIMEFEKEFNIAIPDDQAEKIQTVGQAVDYVEKNAK, encoded by the coding sequence ATGTCGGACATCAAGTCTCGGGTCATTGCGATCATCGTTGACAAATTGGGCGTTGATCAGAACGAAGTGACCCCGGAAGCCAGTTTCACCAATGACCTTGGTGCTGACAGCCTCGACACCGTGGAGCTCATCATGGAGTTCGAGAAGGAGTTCAACATCGCCATCCCGGACGACCAGGCCGAGAAGATCCAGACCGTGGGTCAGGCCGTCGATTACGTGGAGAAGAACGCGAAGTAA